In the genome of Eggerthella sp. YY7918, one region contains:
- a CDS encoding DUF169 domain-containing protein: protein MDVAKKLSLTYNPVGIWFKDEKPEGAFEFDPATRPCVVSMLVAASKGKTVAVSDETCTCPGGAVGLGFGDAFERRDAPTMWMLAHGHECPDWPKERTLRPGMERGERFFCSSEASNRWRAEMNLTEATYRYVVFAPLEARPFEDGPDLVWLLANPDQLSALVIMCGYSTGRSLNVIAPFCAGCQSIALAKQYLEKEDPLAIMGMFDISQRYRLPKEVLSLTMPFAMYADIEAHCEEGCLTTPSWENIANRFSDE from the coding sequence ATGGATGTGGCGAAAAAGCTCAGTCTTACCTATAACCCGGTGGGCATTTGGTTCAAAGATGAAAAGCCCGAAGGCGCCTTTGAATTTGATCCTGCCACGCGCCCTTGCGTCGTTTCGATGCTTGTTGCTGCGTCGAAGGGGAAGACGGTCGCCGTATCCGACGAAACATGTACCTGCCCGGGAGGCGCGGTTGGACTGGGCTTCGGCGACGCGTTCGAGCGCCGGGATGCGCCAACCATGTGGATGCTCGCGCATGGCCACGAGTGTCCCGACTGGCCTAAAGAGCGTACCCTGCGGCCCGGCATGGAGCGCGGCGAACGGTTCTTCTGCTCAAGCGAGGCGTCGAATAGGTGGCGCGCCGAGATGAACCTGACCGAGGCCACCTATCGCTACGTCGTTTTCGCACCTCTAGAGGCTCGTCCGTTCGAGGATGGTCCGGATTTGGTTTGGCTGCTCGCCAATCCTGATCAATTGTCGGCCCTCGTCATCATGTGTGGTTATTCTACGGGGCGCTCGCTCAACGTAATTGCGCCCTTCTGTGCCGGCTGCCAATCAATCGCTCTTGCGAAGCAGTACCTAGAAAAGGAAGACCCACTTGCCATTATGGGCATGTTCGACATCTCGCAGCGTTATCGGCTGCCCAAAGAGGTGCTGTCTCTCACGATGCCGTTCGCCATGTATGCAGATATTGAAGCTCACTGCGAAGAAGGCTGTCTGACCACCCCGTCGTGGGAAAACATCGCGAACCGCTTTAGCGACGAATAG
- the guaA gene encoding glutamine-hydrolyzing GMP synthase, translated as MTTAPASQLVIVVDFGAQYGQLIARRVRDLQVYSEIVPCDISADEVRAMAPAAIILSGGPASVYAEDAPSIDPEIFELGIPMLGFCYGQQIMAVTLGGTVGHTEVGEYGAAALHRCDEGTSALYGETPVEQTVWMSHRDAVAEVPEGFVVTASTDVCPVASMECAERRLYATQFHPEVRHTTCGDELLRNFLFGICGLKPTWEMDSIIDDAVKAIRAQVGSDRVILGLSGGVDSSVVAALCAKAIGKQLTCVFVNHGLLRKNEPEEVEAVFTKQFDVDFVHVHAEDRYAALLADVTEPEEKRRIIGSQFWGEFFTVAQDLAEGGNPVKFLAQGTIYPDIIESGARKTGGKASTIKSHHNLIPFPEGVSFDLIEPLDHFFKDEVRALGTALGLPDHIVHRQPFPGPGLAIRIIGTVTRDKLAILKEADAIVREELDAYNVRMYEATGERDGELVRTTAGGPEVERPVWQYFAVLPDIKSVGVMGDERTYGYPIILRAVESTDAMTADWAKLPYDVLGRISSRIVAEVPGVNRVAYDITSKPPATVEWE; from the coding sequence GTGACCACCGCACCTGCTAGCCAGTTGGTTATCGTCGTCGATTTCGGAGCCCAATACGGGCAGCTCATCGCACGCCGCGTACGCGACCTGCAGGTGTATTCGGAAATTGTACCGTGCGATATTTCTGCCGACGAAGTGCGCGCGATGGCGCCGGCCGCCATCATTTTGTCAGGCGGACCCGCAAGCGTGTACGCCGAGGATGCGCCGTCTATCGATCCGGAAATCTTTGAGCTAGGCATCCCGATGCTGGGCTTTTGCTATGGACAGCAGATCATGGCGGTGACGCTGGGCGGCACCGTGGGTCACACGGAGGTTGGCGAGTACGGGGCGGCGGCGTTGCATCGGTGCGACGAGGGTACGTCGGCGCTGTATGGCGAGACGCCGGTGGAGCAGACCGTGTGGATGAGCCACCGCGATGCCGTGGCCGAGGTGCCCGAGGGCTTCGTCGTGACGGCTTCAACCGACGTGTGCCCCGTGGCATCGATGGAATGCGCCGAGCGTCGGCTGTACGCAACGCAGTTTCATCCCGAGGTGCGCCACACCACCTGCGGCGATGAGCTGCTGCGGAACTTCCTTTTCGGCATCTGCGGGCTGAAGCCCACGTGGGAAATGGATTCGATTATCGATGACGCTGTGAAGGCTATCCGTGCGCAGGTGGGCAGCGACCGCGTGATTTTGGGATTGTCCGGCGGCGTGGATTCGTCCGTGGTAGCCGCGCTTTGCGCGAAAGCTATCGGTAAGCAGCTGACCTGCGTGTTCGTGAACCACGGGTTGCTACGCAAGAACGAGCCCGAAGAAGTGGAGGCCGTGTTCACGAAGCAGTTCGACGTTGATTTCGTGCACGTGCACGCCGAGGACCGCTACGCCGCACTGCTGGCCGATGTGACCGAGCCCGAGGAGAAGCGCCGCATCATTGGCTCTCAGTTCTGGGGAGAGTTCTTCACCGTGGCGCAGGATTTGGCCGAAGGCGGGAACCCTGTGAAGTTTTTGGCGCAGGGCACCATCTATCCCGACATCATCGAGAGTGGTGCGCGCAAGACCGGCGGCAAAGCGTCGACTATCAAAAGCCACCACAATTTGATCCCGTTTCCCGAGGGCGTATCGTTTGACTTGATTGAGCCGCTGGATCACTTCTTCAAGGACGAGGTGCGAGCGCTGGGGACGGCTTTGGGGCTGCCCGACCACATCGTGCACCGCCAGCCCTTCCCCGGCCCGGGTCTGGCTATTCGTATCATCGGCACCGTAACGCGCGACAAGTTGGCGATTTTAAAGGAAGCTGACGCTATCGTTCGCGAAGAGCTGGATGCGTACAACGTGCGCATGTATGAAGCGACTGGCGAGCGAGACGGCGAGCTGGTGCGCACGACCGCTGGCGGCCCCGAGGTTGAACGACCGGTCTGGCAGTACTTTGCGGTACTCCCCGACATCAAGAGCGTCGGCGTCATGGGCGACGAGAGGACGTATGGCTACCCTATCATTTTGCGTGCCGTCGAAAGCACCGATGCCATGACCGCCGACTGGGCCAAGCTGCCGTACGATGTACTGGGACGCATCAGCAGCCGTATCGTGGCCGAAGTCCCAGGCGTAAACCGAGTCGCCTACGACATAACAAGCAAACCCCCCGCCACGGTGGAGTGGGAATAA
- a CDS encoding HNH endonuclease, with amino-acid sequence MGMVLNKKRSINGVSSKHAVSISKLCYQYPKTASDLARVLEVTETTMMHWLVCLDEIGILNITVEDGVILWHCTPYGFTNLVHARIGQPITGTQFVKLVLEVTRRAYAYNKEERFPYLIDEISLFGSILSQPWRLDDPDLAVTMHIKPEVDKKEFWQSEYCLKYGPKRNLGIVAQLTFPQNELRRYLQQGEKHIRIYFDDVSKLSHEWKIIFRQNAIEKSADNSNHQTMSRSELKDFGRNINENRKESIDQSFRRRKRIAKTNKDIVSYWKRVSKFQDLNLPSTEDASNTCWRCGSHQDVQRCHIIPASLGGADVESNLVLLCSRCHAEGPNIADEDILFVGLKPTEITLLMTSGLMPL; translated from the coding sequence ATGGGCATGGTTTTAAATAAGAAGCGGTCGATAAACGGCGTGAGTTCAAAGCACGCCGTGAGTATCTCCAAATTATGCTATCAGTATCCAAAGACCGCAAGCGATCTCGCTAGAGTGTTAGAAGTCACCGAAACGACAATGATGCACTGGCTTGTTTGCCTTGATGAAATCGGAATATTAAACATAACAGTAGAAGACGGCGTAATTCTTTGGCACTGCACACCATATGGTTTTACAAACTTAGTTCATGCGCGTATTGGACAACCCATTACGGGCACTCAGTTTGTAAAATTGGTTTTAGAAGTAACACGTAGAGCATACGCCTACAATAAAGAAGAAAGATTTCCTTATCTTATTGACGAAATCAGTCTTTTTGGTTCAATCCTTAGTCAGCCCTGGAGACTCGATGATCCCGATTTAGCTGTAACTATGCACATCAAACCTGAAGTTGACAAAAAGGAATTTTGGCAATCTGAGTATTGTTTAAAATATGGACCTAAAAGAAATCTTGGAATTGTAGCGCAGTTGACATTTCCGCAAAACGAGTTGCGCCGCTATCTCCAGCAAGGCGAGAAGCATATTAGAATCTATTTCGACGATGTGTCAAAATTATCTCACGAGTGGAAAATCATATTTCGACAAAATGCGATCGAGAAGTCAGCTGACAATTCTAATCATCAAACAATGAGTCGCTCCGAGCTGAAAGATTTTGGTCGCAATATTAACGAGAACAGAAAGGAAAGCATCGATCAAAGTTTTAGAAGAAGAAAACGAATCGCCAAAACCAACAAGGATATAGTTTCTTACTGGAAAAGGGTTTCTAAATTCCAAGATCTTAACCTTCCTTCAACTGAAGATGCATCGAATACGTGCTGGAGATGCGGCAGCCATCAAGATGTTCAGCGATGTCATATTATTCCTGCTTCGCTAGGTGGAGCAGACGTCGAATCAAATCTTGTTTTGCTATGCAGCAGATGTCATGCGGAAGGCCCGAACATTGCAGACGAAGATATACTGTTTGTTGGATTAAAGCCTACCGAGATAACTTTACTTATGACTTCTGGCTTGATGCCGCTTTGA
- a CDS encoding DUF2075 domain-containing protein, whose product MRTIKTDIVPKEPKGSQFVIERCPFQYGTNIDLTILDLEEDKVLNWPMVYILANSDSAYVGQTTSVATRMGQHGASEEKKDFTTVNIIFNEEFNASVITDYEHRLIGLMHADGIYHLTNKNDGMTDTNYFSKSEYADMFESLWEELRLLELADHTITEIEESEVFKYSPYKGLTTDQRVAIDRIMASIKNGVFNAQPIVVEGRPGTGKTILAIYLLKMLKDDPRYSGMNIRILEPVSQLRETLKKSVANVNGLSEMDIMGPDDLAKAAYGFNEGEKGFDILLVDEAHRLKRRTCISNYGQYDKTSKVLGKGLTDSQLDWVLSQAKLPVLFYDPMQAVGPSCVEKESFDETLGAVLSDRIVLETQMRVKGGKSYLDYIADIVYGGNPKPLSFEDYEFVLHEDFDSFHSCFESSISEHSLTRMIAGYAWKWVTGGRKKNILKGPDAFDIEIDDVKLKWNSCYTNWVGKGFNNPAIAREVGCIHSIQGFDLSYAYVILGEDIKYNDKTGEIYVVRENYFDTNGKNKTTDEELDQFIKNIYYVLLTRGIYGTHVYICDPALRKHLAKFFPTVI is encoded by the coding sequence ATGAGGACTATTAAGACAGACATAGTTCCAAAGGAACCCAAGGGCTCCCAGTTCGTTATCGAAAGATGCCCTTTCCAATATGGGACCAACATTGACCTTACCATACTCGATCTTGAAGAAGACAAAGTTCTCAACTGGCCCATGGTGTACATTCTTGCTAATTCAGATTCTGCCTATGTAGGTCAAACCACAAGTGTTGCAACTCGTATGGGGCAACATGGCGCTAGTGAAGAGAAAAAAGACTTTACCACGGTCAACATAATCTTTAATGAAGAGTTTAATGCCTCAGTAATAACCGATTATGAGCATCGCCTAATTGGGCTGATGCATGCAGATGGAATATATCATCTGACCAATAAGAATGACGGTATGACGGATACCAACTATTTTTCGAAATCCGAATATGCCGACATGTTTGAGAGTCTTTGGGAAGAACTACGTCTTTTGGAGCTTGCTGACCACACTATTACTGAAATTGAAGAATCAGAAGTATTTAAGTATTCGCCCTATAAAGGACTTACTACTGATCAACGTGTTGCTATCGACAGAATCATGGCTTCAATTAAAAATGGTGTTTTCAATGCGCAGCCCATTGTGGTGGAAGGAAGACCCGGAACGGGTAAGACGATTCTTGCGATTTATCTTCTTAAGATGCTCAAAGACGATCCGCGCTACAGTGGAATGAATATTCGCATTTTGGAACCCGTATCCCAGCTTCGAGAAACTTTGAAAAAATCTGTTGCAAATGTTAACGGGCTTTCTGAAATGGACATTATGGGGCCGGATGATCTTGCGAAGGCTGCGTACGGCTTCAATGAGGGAGAGAAGGGTTTTGATATTCTGCTTGTTGACGAGGCTCATCGACTCAAACGCAGGACATGCATTTCAAATTATGGGCAGTATGACAAAACAAGTAAAGTTCTTGGTAAGGGGCTTACAGACTCTCAGTTAGACTGGGTCCTTAGTCAGGCAAAGCTCCCCGTGCTTTTTTATGACCCTATGCAAGCCGTCGGTCCATCTTGTGTGGAGAAGGAGTCTTTCGATGAGACCCTCGGAGCTGTGTTAAGTGATCGGATTGTCTTGGAAACGCAAATGAGAGTTAAGGGCGGGAAGTCCTATCTCGACTATATTGCAGACATAGTTTATGGCGGAAATCCCAAGCCGCTTTCTTTTGAGGATTATGAGTTTGTCTTGCATGAAGACTTCGACAGCTTCCACAGTTGTTTCGAAAGCTCTATTTCCGAGCATAGTCTTACGAGAATGATTGCGGGCTATGCGTGGAAATGGGTGACGGGTGGCAGGAAGAAGAATATCCTCAAGGGTCCTGATGCATTTGATATTGAGATTGACGACGTAAAGCTTAAATGGAACAGTTGTTATACCAACTGGGTGGGGAAAGGCTTTAACAACCCTGCTATCGCGCGAGAAGTCGGTTGTATCCATTCAATTCAAGGTTTCGATCTCAGCTATGCATATGTAATTCTCGGCGAGGATATTAAATACAACGATAAAACCGGAGAAATATATGTTGTCCGGGAAAACTATTTTGATACCAACGGCAAAAACAAAACAACCGATGAAGAATTAGATCAATTCATCAAGAATATCTATTACGTATTGCTCACAAGGGGCATCTACGGCACCCATGTCTACATTTGCGATCCGGCACTGCGCAAACACTTGGCAAAGTTTTTCCCAACGGTGATTTAA